The following proteins are encoded in a genomic region of Desulfuribacillus stibiiarsenatis:
- a CDS encoding copper amine oxidase N-terminal domain-containing protein has protein sequence MKKSLSILFIIISILAVNIVFAAEPAPANVTVHVNGNKITFDQEPVIVSGRTLVPLRAIFESLGASLNWNEQTKTITATKGADKIILKVGNLVATVNNKQTQLEVEPIVVNGRTLVPARFIAESFGMVVGWDASTRKISIDAKAAQLNAEGLLQAGCITCHGINTIYQQRSKTEWPEIINRMVGRSSYPWKPEEVKTISDFLINTYGK, from the coding sequence ATGAAGAAAAGTTTGTCAATATTATTTATTATTATTTCAATCTTGGCAGTAAATATTGTGTTCGCAGCAGAACCAGCACCAGCGAACGTAACCGTGCATGTAAACGGGAATAAAATTACTTTTGATCAAGAGCCAGTCATCGTAAGTGGTCGAACGCTAGTCCCGTTACGAGCAATCTTTGAATCATTAGGGGCTTCTCTCAATTGGAATGAACAAACGAAAACAATTACAGCTACTAAAGGAGCCGATAAGATTATATTAAAAGTTGGTAACCTCGTAGCAACAGTCAATAATAAGCAAACTCAACTGGAAGTTGAACCAATCGTTGTAAATGGTCGAACGCTCGTACCTGCGCGGTTTATTGCAGAATCATTTGGTATGGTGGTGGGCTGGGATGCATCAACACGGAAGATTAGTATCGATGCTAAGGCAGCACAATTGAATGCTGAAGGCTTGTTACAAGCAGGTTGCATAACTTGTCATGGAATAAACACTATTTATCAGCAACGTTCAAAAACGGAATGGCCTGAAATCATTAATCGTATGGTGGGTCGCAGTAGCTATCCTTGGAAACCAGAAGAGGTGAAAACGATCTCTGATTTCCTGATTAATACTTACGGAAAATAG
- a CDS encoding CPBP family intramembrane glutamic endopeptidase yields the protein MKKYKKALVFTALTYVISFLFIYSFILGGGQWGTLFATAVAIVYMAIPMIVSIFLLKIVYKEPLRKSLGISFRWNRWFVVAWFLPIILVFLTLGVSMLIPGIVITPGMEEMFAKYEGLIPPDQLELLKEQIASLPIHVFWFGILQGLVAGITVNAVAAFGEEAGWRGFLQREFADLGFWQSSLVIGIIWGFWHAPLILQGHNYPEHPVAGVFMMVVFTVLLSPLISYVRLKARSVIAAAIMHGTINGTVALAVIMVSGGTDLLVGVTGLAGLVALGFMNIVLWIYDRKFAKEPIQVKAC from the coding sequence TTGAAAAAATATAAGAAAGCTCTTGTGTTTACCGCACTCACATATGTAATAAGCTTTTTGTTCATTTACTCCTTTATATTAGGAGGGGGGCAATGGGGGACGTTATTCGCTACTGCTGTAGCAATAGTTTACATGGCAATTCCTATGATTGTCTCGATATTTTTACTAAAAATTGTTTATAAAGAGCCATTGAGGAAAAGCCTCGGCATTTCATTTCGCTGGAATCGTTGGTTTGTCGTCGCTTGGTTCCTGCCTATAATATTGGTATTTCTAACTTTAGGAGTCAGTATGCTAATACCTGGAATTGTCATTACCCCTGGTATGGAAGAGATGTTTGCCAAATATGAAGGTTTAATTCCTCCAGATCAATTAGAACTATTGAAGGAACAAATCGCTTCTTTACCAATACACGTATTCTGGTTTGGAATTTTGCAAGGACTAGTTGCCGGGATTACAGTGAATGCGGTAGCGGCATTTGGAGAGGAAGCTGGATGGCGTGGATTTCTCCAAAGAGAATTTGCAGATTTAGGTTTTTGGCAATCATCCTTGGTCATTGGCATCATTTGGGGATTTTGGCACGCACCATTGATACTACAGGGACATAATTATCCTGAACACCCCGTTGCAGGTGTATTTATGATGGTTGTCTTTACAGTCCTGTTATCGCCACTAATCAGTTATGTGCGATTAAAGGCACGCTCTGTCATTGCGGCTGCAATTATGCATGGTACTATAAATGGCACGGTTGCTTTAGCAGTCATTATGGTCAGCGGTGGTACTGATTTGCTCGTTGGTGTAACCGGATTAGCTGGTTTGGTTGCTCTGGGTTTTATGAATATAGTCTTATGGATTTACGATAGAAAATTTGCAAAAGAGCCAATTCAAGTAAAAGCATGTTAG
- a CDS encoding PstS family phosphate ABC transporter substrate-binding protein translates to MRRKTIILGMILIVTLAVLITGCFAKDTKETIATPKFTLENYPKVDGSTVTIPLSEAVAAKLTGSTLEQVRPYILHNKTHEAYVNLIEKKADIIFVTSPSEDELALAKEKGIELEVIPIVSEAFVFLTHRDNPVKGLTLEQVQGIYAGKITNWSQVGGSDSPIIAYQRPVNSGSQTGFLDLVMKDITPMEPPKEQVIAGMGELIDTVAAYDNKANALGYSYYYFVMDMWGNESVKLLEIDGVYPDSESIRTGAYPVTTAYYAVIRSDEAQDSSVRKMLAWILSEAGQNVVEEAGYVKIQ, encoded by the coding sequence ATGAGAAGAAAAACTATTATTTTAGGGATGATTTTAATAGTAACACTAGCTGTGCTTATTACAGGTTGTTTTGCGAAAGATACCAAAGAGACAATTGCTACGCCAAAGTTCACACTAGAAAACTATCCGAAAGTAGACGGATCTACAGTTACAATACCTTTATCGGAAGCTGTTGCAGCGAAATTGACTGGCAGTACATTGGAGCAAGTTCGCCCATACATATTACACAATAAGACCCATGAAGCATATGTCAATTTAATCGAAAAGAAAGCAGATATTATTTTTGTTACAAGTCCTTCGGAAGACGAATTAGCTTTAGCGAAAGAGAAGGGAATTGAGTTAGAAGTGATTCCAATTGTCAGCGAAGCCTTTGTCTTTTTAACGCACCGAGATAATCCAGTAAAAGGTTTAACGCTAGAACAGGTGCAAGGCATTTACGCAGGAAAGATAACCAACTGGTCACAAGTTGGGGGGAGCGATTCTCCCATTATTGCGTACCAACGCCCTGTGAATTCTGGTAGTCAAACAGGATTTCTTGATCTTGTAATGAAGGATATCACACCTATGGAGCCGCCAAAAGAACAAGTGATAGCTGGCATGGGAGAGCTTATTGATACCGTAGCAGCCTATGATAATAAAGCGAATGCATTAGGCTATTCCTATTATTATTTTGTCATGGATATGTGGGGAAATGAGAGTGTCAAATTACTAGAAATAGACGGAGTCTATCCAGATTCAGAGTCAATCAGGACCGGTGCATATCCTGTGACAACAGCCTATTACGCTGTGATTCGAAGCGATGAAGCACAGGACAGTTCCGTAAGAAAAATGCTTGCATGGATTCTTTCTGAGGCTGGTCAAAATGTGGTAGAGGAGGCAGGGTATGTTAAGATTCAGTAA
- a CDS encoding DUF438 domain-containing protein has translation MSELIDNHQVRKEKLKSIIKKLHQGVSFEEVKKEFQQEFGSVSTVEIAQMEQALMEEGMPAEEIRRLCDVHAEVFKGSIEDVHKPTKNWDAVPGHPIHTFKLENREIEKVIQAVESKLAEYEKQPTKDAGYQLLEQLNLLWDIDKHYSRKENLLFPYIERHGVTGPAKVMWGADDEIRGLIKTAIKMLKQDDEGNRTEVIATIKAAIEKIASMIFKEEDILFQTASRFLSDEEWYKIAEESDEIGYCLTAPAAKWKPASIQDTDVTADEQAPKGYIKFDTGILTVQEISAIFNHLPIDVTYIDKDDVVKYFSHGQERIFMRTKAVIGRNVSNCHPPHSVHIVETLVNDFKSGKKDSEDFWIPLGEMYVLIRYFAIRDEKGEYMGALEVTQNIKPLQAITGQKRLLAD, from the coding sequence ATGAGCGAACTAATTGATAACCATCAAGTAAGGAAAGAAAAATTAAAGAGCATCATTAAAAAGCTTCACCAAGGAGTATCTTTTGAGGAAGTAAAGAAAGAATTCCAACAGGAATTTGGTAGTGTTTCCACTGTTGAAATTGCTCAAATGGAGCAAGCGTTAATGGAAGAAGGCATGCCAGCAGAAGAAATTCGCAGATTGTGCGATGTTCATGCTGAGGTGTTCAAAGGTAGTATCGAAGACGTACATAAGCCGACGAAAAACTGGGACGCTGTTCCGGGCCACCCAATTCATACGTTTAAGTTAGAGAATAGAGAAATTGAGAAGGTCATACAAGCAGTAGAGTCGAAATTAGCAGAATATGAAAAGCAACCAACAAAGGATGCTGGATATCAATTATTAGAGCAGTTAAACTTACTTTGGGATATTGATAAGCATTATAGCCGTAAGGAAAATCTATTGTTCCCGTACATTGAACGTCATGGTGTCACAGGACCTGCAAAAGTTATGTGGGGCGCAGACGATGAGATTCGCGGTTTGATTAAAACGGCAATTAAAATGTTGAAACAGGATGACGAAGGAAACCGCACGGAAGTCATTGCTACCATCAAAGCAGCTATTGAGAAGATTGCAAGTATGATATTCAAGGAAGAAGATATTCTTTTCCAAACAGCCAGTAGATTTCTATCAGACGAAGAATGGTACAAAATTGCCGAAGAGAGCGATGAAATTGGTTATTGCTTAACTGCACCAGCAGCAAAATGGAAGCCTGCTTCTATCCAAGATACAGATGTGACGGCTGATGAGCAAGCTCCGAAAGGGTATATCAAGTTTGATACAGGAATTCTAACAGTTCAAGAAATTAGTGCGATTTTCAATCACTTACCGATTGATGTTACGTATATTGATAAAGATGATGTCGTAAAGTACTTTAGCCATGGACAAGAAAGAATTTTCATGAGAACAAAGGCGGTTATTGGACGTAACGTTTCTAACTGTCACCCACCGCACAGTGTTCATATCGTTGAGACATTAGTGAATGACTTCAAATCTGGTAAGAAAGATAGTGAAGACTTCTGGATTCCATTAGGAGAAATGTATGTCCTCATCCGTTATTTTGCAATCCGTGATGAAAAGGGCGAATACATGGGCGCATTGGAAGTTACACAGAATATTAAGCCATTACAAGCGATTACTGGACAGAAGAGATTATTAGCTGATTAA
- the rmuC gene encoding DNA recombination protein RmuC, which produces MDTVVIVVLVILVALNTAIIIKLSKDSGQAKAISELKAQLDIIGKQQEQADHRIRQEFANNRNESSTNLRHIREELSNQLGKLIDSNEQKLEKMRETIEEKLKLLTEQINQNAFQNREELQRSLEKMRETIEGKLKALQEDNSQKLEQMRATVDEKLQSTLEKRLGESFKQVSDRLEQVHKGLGEMQSLATGVGDLKKVLTNVKNRGILGEIQLENILEQILTPEQYEKNAAMKKGSSERVEFAIKLPGPDEDTNNIWLPIDSKFPLEDYQRLVDAYEQANPLLIEEAMKQLETTIKGCAKTIRDKYIVPPSTTDFAIMFLPIEGLYAEVLRRNGLFETLQRDFKVIVTGPNTLAALLNSLQMGFRTLAIQKRSSEVWTLLSAVKTEFGNFGKILDKTHKKLIEASNQIETASRKTRTIERKLRQVEELPTSEAAALLGSSDDLEEIEGDIA; this is translated from the coding sequence ATGGATACAGTAGTAATTGTAGTTCTTGTGATATTAGTAGCCCTTAATACTGCAATCATAATAAAGCTTAGCAAGGACTCAGGACAGGCTAAAGCGATATCAGAATTAAAAGCACAATTAGATATCATTGGGAAGCAACAGGAACAGGCAGATCATAGAATTCGTCAGGAGTTCGCCAATAATCGGAATGAAAGTAGTACCAACCTTCGTCATATTCGCGAAGAGCTATCGAATCAATTGGGTAAATTGATAGATTCCAATGAACAAAAGCTAGAGAAAATGCGCGAAACAATTGAAGAGAAGCTAAAGCTATTGACGGAACAAATCAATCAAAATGCTTTTCAAAATAGAGAAGAATTGCAACGCTCTTTAGAAAAAATGCGCGAAACGATTGAAGGCAAGCTAAAAGCATTACAGGAAGACAACAGCCAAAAGCTTGAACAGATGCGTGCGACGGTAGATGAGAAATTACAATCGACCCTTGAGAAACGTCTAGGGGAATCGTTTAAGCAGGTAAGTGACCGTTTAGAACAGGTACATAAAGGGTTAGGGGAAATGCAATCCTTAGCAACTGGGGTAGGAGACCTTAAGAAAGTATTAACAAATGTTAAGAACCGTGGAATTCTTGGAGAAATTCAACTTGAGAACATTCTTGAGCAAATTCTAACGCCAGAGCAATATGAGAAGAATGCTGCGATGAAGAAGGGAAGTAGTGAACGCGTAGAGTTCGCCATTAAGCTACCAGGACCTGATGAAGATACCAATAATATTTGGCTTCCAATTGATTCGAAGTTTCCACTAGAAGATTACCAAAGGCTCGTGGATGCCTATGAACAGGCCAATCCATTGTTGATTGAAGAAGCGATGAAACAGCTGGAAACGACAATAAAGGGCTGTGCCAAGACTATTCGTGATAAATACATTGTTCCTCCAAGTACAACAGATTTCGCAATTATGTTCTTGCCAATAGAAGGTCTCTATGCGGAAGTATTAAGAAGAAATGGACTATTCGAGACGTTACAGCGAGATTTCAAAGTCATAGTCACAGGCCCGAACACATTAGCAGCCCTATTAAATAGCTTGCAAATGGGCTTTAGAACCCTTGCGATTCAAAAGCGTTCCAGTGAAGTATGGACGTTGTTGAGCGCAGTAAAGACGGAATTCGGTAACTTCGGTAAAATTCTTGATAAAACCCACAAGAAACTAATAGAAGCAAGTAATCAAATCGAGACGGCAAGCAGGAAAACGCGCACGATTGAGCGCAAACTTCGTCAGGTTGAGGAACTTCCAACATCAGAAGCAGCGGCACTATTAGGCAGTTCAGATGATTTAGAGGAGATTGAAGGGGATATTGCGTGA
- a CDS encoding ankyrin repeat domain-containing protein encodes MNTMIESDENLDFQDSNGWTSTPLMLAIKQGNRDVEL; translated from the coding sequence GTGAATACGATGATAGAATCTGATGAAAATCTAGACTTTCAGGATTCGAACGGATGGACTTCTACACCACTTATGCTTGCAATTAAGCAAGGAAATAGAGACGTTGAATTATAA
- a CDS encoding SdpI family protein produces the protein MNMKINKGIWFVIALSIVGTFVIYPSLPEQIPVHWNVKGEIDRYSDKWFAIVTASFPILFAALMIFLPKIDPRRDSYQKHQKAYVIFMNVLLVFFVLLHWVTVGVSLGYEINVGLFIGSAVGVLFIVIGNYMGQIRHNYFFGIRTPWTLANEQVWFKTHRRGGWIFIIAGILFIINGFTGNETLIIGSLIFLFTSIAYITVYSYLEFRKIEK, from the coding sequence ATGAATATGAAAATTAACAAAGGGATTTGGTTCGTAATAGCTTTATCAATTGTAGGGACATTTGTGATATATCCTAGTTTGCCAGAGCAGATACCAGTGCACTGGAATGTAAAAGGTGAAATCGATCGATATTCTGATAAATGGTTTGCTATTGTGACCGCATCGTTTCCGATACTATTTGCAGCACTAATGATATTCTTGCCTAAGATTGATCCGCGAAGGGACTCGTATCAAAAGCATCAGAAAGCTTACGTTATTTTCATGAATGTTCTATTAGTTTTCTTTGTACTGCTTCATTGGGTTACCGTGGGAGTTTCATTAGGGTATGAAATAAATGTTGGGTTATTCATTGGATCTGCTGTCGGGGTTCTGTTCATTGTTATCGGGAATTATATGGGACAGATTCGACATAACTATTTTTTTGGAATCCGTACCCCGTGGACATTAGCCAATGAACAAGTGTGGTTTAAGACCCATAGAAGGGGTGGCTGGATTTTTATCATTGCAGGGATTCTTTTTATCATCAATGGATTCACTGGGAATGAAACGCTAATCATTGGATCGTTAATTTTCCTATTCACATCAATCGCATATATTACAGTCTATTCGTACCTTGAATTTCGTAAAATTGAGAAATAA
- a CDS encoding autorepressor SdpR family transcription factor produces MNETFKALSDPTRRRILELLRERNMTAGEIADNFDMSKPSISHHLSILKNANLVLADKQGQNIEYSLNTTAVQEVTKWFFDFRDRGKE; encoded by the coding sequence ATGAATGAAACGTTTAAAGCACTGTCGGACCCAACGAGACGAAGAATCCTTGAATTGCTCAGGGAAAGAAATATGACAGCAGGTGAAATTGCGGATAATTTTGATATGAGCAAGCCTTCCATCAGCCATCACTTAAGTATTTTGAAAAATGCAAATTTAGTTCTCGCTGACAAACAAGGACAGAACATTGAATATTCTTTAAATACCACAGCAGTTCAAGAAGTAACGAAATGGTTTTTTGATTTTCGAGACAGGGGGAAGGAATAA
- a CDS encoding GGDEF domain-containing protein: protein MNISRKHIALLVMVTTIPMILGYIFTQYPEVHWNAPEFHYYYIILSSIGSLFVGIFAYKEYTKSQDFKIFLLSIGFIGITIFYSMHGFVTPGKSITDFAQHAHHINAFVFFGDLSRYWIGVFLFFLVMSTRNTTYSFNKLAIFLIVILILVSFSLVAVQFPDMIPTIKDENGRDTHYAELIKVVTLVLLGVACTRFLDSYRILNNTPILTLVIACILIMETVVLFMLSTPWSLLWWMAHNLYLLSFVSVGFGLYMSNHCSEKIEYFNIQSQINDYINQLNEKQQELLDTNQKLNELARKDPLTGLPNRNYINYYMGDILAQKKKANAPIAILFIDLDGFKSVNDQHGHDIGDKLLKAVAELLQTCVRANDIVSRLGGDEFLVILQEVCNRKTVVIVTERIMESLTQPIQVDNKNCTIGASIGISMYPQDGEEFEQLIRKADVAMYWVKENGKNAYSFYGETVK from the coding sequence GTGAATATCTCAAGAAAGCATATAGCTTTATTAGTGATGGTTACTACCATACCTATGATCTTAGGTTATATATTTACACAATATCCTGAAGTACACTGGAACGCTCCCGAATTCCATTATTATTATATTATTTTAAGTAGTATTGGGAGTCTTTTTGTAGGGATATTTGCATACAAAGAATACACAAAATCTCAGGATTTTAAGATATTTTTACTCAGTATAGGTTTTATAGGAATCACGATATTCTATAGCATGCACGGATTCGTTACTCCAGGAAAGTCAATCACCGATTTTGCGCAACACGCACACCATATTAATGCGTTTGTGTTCTTTGGTGACTTAAGTCGATATTGGATTGGTGTGTTTTTATTCTTTTTGGTAATGAGTACTAGAAATACGACGTATTCGTTCAACAAGTTAGCAATTTTTTTGATAGTTATACTGATACTGGTCAGTTTTTCTCTCGTAGCGGTACAATTTCCTGATATGATTCCAACAATCAAGGATGAAAACGGTCGCGATACTCACTATGCAGAGCTAATTAAGGTAGTTACCCTGGTACTTCTAGGTGTTGCTTGCACTCGGTTTTTAGATTCGTATCGTATATTAAATAACACACCAATTCTTACCCTTGTAATTGCTTGTATTCTGATTATGGAGACTGTTGTACTCTTTATGTTATCTACACCATGGAGTTTATTATGGTGGATGGCCCATAACTTGTACCTATTGAGTTTTGTCAGTGTTGGGTTTGGGTTATATATGAGCAATCATTGCTCCGAGAAAATTGAATATTTCAATATCCAAAGTCAAATAAATGACTATATTAATCAGTTGAATGAAAAGCAACAGGAATTACTAGATACGAATCAGAAACTGAATGAGTTGGCGAGGAAGGATCCACTTACTGGATTACCAAATCGTAATTATATCAATTATTACATGGGAGATATTTTGGCTCAGAAAAAGAAGGCGAATGCTCCAATTGCCATTTTATTTATCGATCTTGATGGATTCAAAAGCGTGAATGATCAACATGGTCATGATATTGGAGATAAACTTTTGAAGGCGGTAGCAGAGTTGTTGCAGACCTGCGTTCGCGCCAATGATATCGTTTCCCGACTCGGTGGCGATGAGTTTCTAGTGATTTTACAAGAAGTTTGTAATCGAAAAACGGTGGTAATTGTTACAGAACGAATCATGGAATCTCTTACACAGCCAATTCAAGTAGATAATAAGAACTGTACAATCGGGGCAAGTATCGGCATTAGTATGTATCCGCAAGACGGGGAGGAGTTTGAACAGCTCATCCGTAAAGCCGATGTTGCGATGTACTGGGTCAAGGAAAATGGGAAGAACGCCTATAGCTTTTATGGAGAAACAGTTAAATAG